From Thermoplasmatales archaeon, the proteins below share one genomic window:
- a CDS encoding SMC-Scp complex subunit ScpB codes for MDLGEKIEAVLYASENPLSADDIAFALKEDRVAVATALKKLIKEYNNRKTSLCIVRTGIRYKLQLKSEFSDLVIPVSKRELDKTEIGILGFIAANDNCKRGDILQKFGEKSREILQRLESRKLLSAKKYRNTELFSVTKEFFRYFNIDRKSLKKMALSEGKIIEGEGNAAQSRPDIIGPGDQDSSNQSGN; via the coding sequence ATGGATCTGGGTGAAAAGATAGAAGCGGTGTTATACGCCTCAGAAAACCCACTTTCTGCGGACGATATAGCCTTTGCATTGAAAGAGGATAGGGTAGCTGTTGCAACGGCATTGAAAAAATTAATAAAGGAATATAATAATAGAAAGACTTCGTTGTGCATCGTTAGAACAGGAATACGTTATAAACTTCAGCTTAAATCGGAATTCTCTGATTTAGTCATACCTGTTTCCAAGAGGGAACTTGATAAGACTGAAATAGGCATATTGGGATTCATTGCCGCCAATGACAATTGCAAAAGAGGGGACATACTCCAGAAGTTTGGGGAGAAATCACGTGAGATCTTGCAAAGGTTAGAGTCAAGAAAGCTCCTTTCTGCAAAGAAATATCGGAATACAGAACTATTCTCAGTCACGAAGGAATTTTTTCGCTATTTTAATATAGACAGGAAATCTCTGAAAAAGATGGCACTGTCTGAGGGCAAAATAATAGAAGGGGAGGGCAATGCTGCTCAGTCTCGACCAGACATTATCGGCCCAGGGGACCAAGATAGCT